The Mercurialis annua linkage group LG2, ddMerAnnu1.2, whole genome shotgun sequence genome contains a region encoding:
- the LOC126666667 gene encoding 30S ribosomal protein S16-2, chloroplastic/mitochondrial-like produces the protein MVVRIRLSRFGCKNKPFYRVMAADSRSPRDGKHLEVLGYYNPLPGQDGGKRMGINFDRVKYWLSVGAQASEPVQRVLYRAGLLPPPPMVALGRKGGPRDTRPINPMTGRFLNPENSADASKSNSDKKADEAE, from the exons ATGGTGGTAAGGATTAGATTATCTCGATTCGGATGCAAAAACAAGCCGTTCTATAGAGTAATGGCAGCTGATAGTAGATCTCCCAGAGATGGCAAACACTTGGAAGTTCTAGGTTACTATAATCCATTGCCAG GTCAAGATGGAGGCAAACGGATGGGTATTAATTTCGACAGAGTCAA GTATTGGCTATCTGTTGGTGCTCAAGCTTCAGAACCTGTCCAGCGGGTTCTTTATAGAGCAGGACTACTACCTCCACCACCAATGGTGGCATTGGGACGTAAAGGTGGTCCTCGCGACACTCGTCCAATTAATCCAATGACTGGACGTTTTTTGAACCCCGAGAATTCAGCCGATGCTTCCAAGTCAAATAGTGATAAAAAGGCCGATGAAGCGGAATAA
- the LOC126668925 gene encoding nucleosome assembly protein 1;3 isoform X2, translating into MSNDKDNFAMADLTAALKDGDRDGLVNALKNKLQNLAGQHTDMLESLSPVVRKRVEVLREVQSQHDELEAKFFEERAALEAKYQKLYQPLYSKRYDIVNGAVEVDGTTKEAAMDKEGDESAEEKGVPDFWLTAMKNNEVLAEEITERDEGALKYLKDIKWCRIDDPKGFKLDFFFDTNPYFKNTVLTKTYHMIDEDEPILEKAIGTEIEWYPGKCLTQKLLKKKPKKGSKNAKPITKTEDCESFFNFFNPPQVPEDDDEIDEDTAEELQNQMEQDYDVGSTIRDKIISHAVSWYTGEAIQGDDLDLDDDDDEDDDDELDDEDDEDEEDEEEDEDEEDEDEVKTKKKKGGRTQIGDAQQGERPPECKQQ; encoded by the exons ATGAGCAACGACAAGGATAACTTCGCCATGGCCGATCTTACCGCCG CTCTTAAGGACGGGGATCGAGATGGACTTGTTAACGCACTCAAG AACAAGCTACAGAACTTGGCTGGCCAGCATACTGATATGCTTGAGAGTTTGTCTCCTGTTGTTAGAAAACGTGTTGAGGTTCTCCGAGAGGTTCAG AGCCAACATGATGAATTAGAGGCAAAATTCTTTGAGGAGAGAGCAGCACTTGAAgccaaatatcaaaaattgtATCAACCATTATACAGCAAG AGATATGATATTGTGAATGGAGCTGTTGAAGTTGATGGAACTACAAAGGAGGCAGCGATGGACAAAGAAGGGGATGAATCTGCCGAAG AAAAGGGAGTTCCTGATTTCTGGCTCACTGCAATGAAAAACAATGAAGTGTTAGCGGAGGAG ATTACGGAGCGAGATGAAGGAGCTCTCAAGTACCTGAAAGATATTAAGTGGTGTAGGATAGATGATCCCAAGGGATTTAAGCTTGATTTCTTCTTTGATACCAACCCTTATTTCAAGAACACTGTCTTGACCAAGACATATCACATGATTGATGAAGATGAGCCTATTCTTGAGAAAGCAATAGG GACTGAGATTGAGTGGTATCCAGGCAAATGCTTAACTCAGAAGCTTCTTAAGAAGAAGCCTAAAAAGGGATCAAAGAATGCCAAGCCCATCACTAAAACTGAGGACTGTGAGAGTTTCTTCAACTTCTTCAATCCCCCTCAGGTTCCTGAGGATGATGATGAAATCGACGAAGATACT GCCGAGGAGCTTCAAAACCAGATGGAACAAGATTATGATGTTGG GTCAACCATTCGAGACAAGATAATTTCTCATGCCGTGTCGTGGTATACGGGTGAGGCTATCCAAGGTGATGACCTTGATCTAGATGACGACGATGatgaggatgatgatgatgaactagatgatgaagatgatgaagacGAGGAGGACGAGGAAGAAGATGAGGATGAAGAGGATGAGGATGAAGTCAAAACCAAGAAGAAG AAGGGTGGAAGGACACAAATCGGAGATGCTCAGCAGGGTGAGCGGCCTCCGGAGTGCAAGCAACAGTAG
- the LOC126668925 gene encoding nucleosome assembly protein 1;3 isoform X1: MSNDKDNFAMADLTAALKDGDRDGLVNALKNKLQNLAGQHTDMLESLSPVVRKRVEVLREVQSQHDELEAKFFEERAALEAKYQKLYQPLYSKRYDIVNGAVEVDGTTKEAAMDKEGDESAEEKGVPDFWLTAMKNNEVLAEEITERDEGALKYLKDIKWCRIDDPKGFKLDFFFDTNPYFKNTVLTKTYHMIDEDEPILEKAIGTEIEWYPGKCLTQKLLKKKPKKGSKNAKPITKTEDCESFFNFFNPPQVPEDDDEIDEDTAEELQNQMEQDYDVGSTIRDKIISHAVSWYTGEAIQGDDLDLDDDDDEDDDDELDDEDDEDEEDEEEDEDEEDEDEVKTKKKPSAGNKKGGRTQIGDAQQGERPPECKQQ, translated from the exons ATGAGCAACGACAAGGATAACTTCGCCATGGCCGATCTTACCGCCG CTCTTAAGGACGGGGATCGAGATGGACTTGTTAACGCACTCAAG AACAAGCTACAGAACTTGGCTGGCCAGCATACTGATATGCTTGAGAGTTTGTCTCCTGTTGTTAGAAAACGTGTTGAGGTTCTCCGAGAGGTTCAG AGCCAACATGATGAATTAGAGGCAAAATTCTTTGAGGAGAGAGCAGCACTTGAAgccaaatatcaaaaattgtATCAACCATTATACAGCAAG AGATATGATATTGTGAATGGAGCTGTTGAAGTTGATGGAACTACAAAGGAGGCAGCGATGGACAAAGAAGGGGATGAATCTGCCGAAG AAAAGGGAGTTCCTGATTTCTGGCTCACTGCAATGAAAAACAATGAAGTGTTAGCGGAGGAG ATTACGGAGCGAGATGAAGGAGCTCTCAAGTACCTGAAAGATATTAAGTGGTGTAGGATAGATGATCCCAAGGGATTTAAGCTTGATTTCTTCTTTGATACCAACCCTTATTTCAAGAACACTGTCTTGACCAAGACATATCACATGATTGATGAAGATGAGCCTATTCTTGAGAAAGCAATAGG GACTGAGATTGAGTGGTATCCAGGCAAATGCTTAACTCAGAAGCTTCTTAAGAAGAAGCCTAAAAAGGGATCAAAGAATGCCAAGCCCATCACTAAAACTGAGGACTGTGAGAGTTTCTTCAACTTCTTCAATCCCCCTCAGGTTCCTGAGGATGATGATGAAATCGACGAAGATACT GCCGAGGAGCTTCAAAACCAGATGGAACAAGATTATGATGTTGG GTCAACCATTCGAGACAAGATAATTTCTCATGCCGTGTCGTGGTATACGGGTGAGGCTATCCAAGGTGATGACCTTGATCTAGATGACGACGATGatgaggatgatgatgatgaactagatgatgaagatgatgaagacGAGGAGGACGAGGAAGAAGATGAGGATGAAGAGGATGAGGATGAAGTCAAAACCAAGAAGAAG CCATCCGCTGGAAACAAG AAGGGTGGAAGGACACAAATCGGAGATGCTCAGCAGGGTGAGCGGCCTCCGGAGTGCAAGCAACAGTAG
- the LOC126670128 gene encoding DNA repair protein recA homolog 3, mitochondrial isoform X2, with protein MSKKEVALQHALDQITSTYGKGAIMWFGKSIAPKDVPVVSTGSFSLDIALGTGGLPKGRVVEIYGPEASGKTTLALHVIAEAQKKGGICVFIDAEHALDSSLAQHIGVNTEQLLLSQPDCGEQALSLVDTLIRSGSVDVVVVDSVAALVPKSELDGEMGDAHMAMQARLMSQALRKLSHSLSQSETILLFINQVRAKLSTFGGFGGPQEVTCGGNALKFYASVRLNIRRVGLIKKGEETTGSQVQVKIVKNKLAPPFRTVHFELEFGKGICRQSEIIDLGVKHKFLSKAGAFFYYKEQSFRGKEALRKFLAENDAEQEELMMKLREKLLGADTGEPEEVEATDEAPIEETGSPDSTDEEAVTAVEA; from the exons ATGTCCAAGAAAGAGGTGGCTTTACAACATGCTTTGGATCAGATTACTAGTACATATGGAAAGGGAGCTATCATGTGGTTTGGCAAGTCTATTGCTCCCAAGGATGTGCCTGTTGTGTCGACAGGTTCTTTTTCTCTTGATATAGCTCTTGGAACTGGTGGGCTTCCAAAG GGGCGCGTCGTGGAGATTTATGGTCCAGAGGCTTCTGGGAAAACCACTCTTGCTCTACATGTAATTGCTGAAGCACAGAAGAAAGGAG GCATATGTGTTTTTATCGATGCTGAGCATGCTCTTGATTCATCACTGGCCCAACATATTGGTGTGAACACTGAACAATTGCTTCTTTCACAACCTGATTGTGGTGAGCAAGCTCTCAGTCTGGTGGACACTCTTATCCGAAGTGGTTCCGTGGATGTTGTGGTAGTTGATAGT GTAGCTGCCCTTGTGCCTAAAAGTGAGCTTGATGGTGAGATGGGTGATGCTCACATGGCAATGCAAGCTAGATTGATGAGCCAGGCCCTCCGTAAATTAAGCCACTCTTTATCTCAGTCAGAAACAATTTTGCTCTTTATAAATCAA GTGAGGGCAAAACTCTCTACTTTTGGAGGATTTGGTGGACCTCAGGAAGTAACATGCGGTGGTAATGCTCTAAAGTTCTATGCTTCAGTCCGCCTAAACATAAGAAGGGTGGGACTTATAAAGAAAGGAGAAGAG ACTACAGGAAGTCAAGTTCAAGTGAAGATAGTAAAGAATAAGCTCGCTCCTCCATTTAGAACTGTGCATTTTGAGCTTGAGTTTGGAAAAGGCATATGCCGGCAGTCAGAGATCATAGACTTGGGAGTGAAACACAAATTCCTTAGCAAGGCTGGTGCTTTTTTCTATTACAAAGAGCAGTCATTCCGTGGTAAGGAAGCCCTTAGAAAGTTTCTAGCTGAAAATGATGCTGAACAGGAAGAACTTATGATGAAATTAAGGGAGAAGCTTCTTGGTGCTGATACGGGTGAGCCAGAGGAAGTGGAGGCTACTGATGAAGCACCTATAGAAGAAACTGGTTCACCTGATTCCACCGACGAAGAAGCAGTTACTGCAGTAGAGGCATAG
- the LOC126667250 gene encoding putative transcription factor bHLH041: MDTVFSLIDEVERANYLQSLLNSSGCTYICLWLYYPQPDHRLYFWDGRFNEENNQPGLSSGSVTRRLFDAYRREVFYVLNDRIPGMAFLNSQLPYRELNQSELLRLSSVAVQRQFYQEASIKSAVFMGCRSGEIEMGWSNSNQINMEHATMSWFSEYNFHHNNQSHQLRELSQSIDPNRPSSSSSSLRSLESPESSSLMFNIPTTSEIPITPNVIQQVLQSLNPIPVSAHQQAMQAFALSRNAQLPTQESEEAVMTRAILAVLTSPSSSAASSSTPNSLPYGLSQKRASAFEGYLAPKTPMRSASLGRISLLKRAITYYRSLNTVRREHMMANRPTTTQLHHMISERRRREKINESFEALRKLLPPEAKKDKASVLSRTREYLTLLKTQVKELSQRNQQLEAQLSPAARETHAEKVIPENQKLDISDETVDVRIQNVSESDEERIFNLQVCLRGECSVANLLTQILEFLKTVKQVNVTNIEANISGDESRSFSSRVILRLRIEGIEWDEVAFQEAVRRVVADLAQ; the protein is encoded by the exons ATGGATACTGTGTTTTCGCTCATTGATGAAGTCGAAAGAGCCAACTATCTTCAGTCGCTGCTCAACTCTTCTGGCTGCACTTACATTTGCCTTTGGCTTTACTATCCTCAACCAGACCA CCGATTATACTTCTGGGACGGACGTTTTAATGAAGAAAACAATCAACCTGGGCTTTCTTCAGGGAGCGTAACGAGGAGGCTTTTTGATGCATATCGACGAGAAGTGTTTTACGTTCTTAATGA TCGCATTCCTGGAATGGCTTTCCTTAATAGCCAATTACCCTATAGAGAGCTAAACCAGTCTGAGCTTCTACGACTGAGTTCTGTTGCTGTGCAGCGACAATTCTACCAG GAAGCAAGCATTAAG AGTGCAGTCTTTATGGGGTGCAGAAGTGGAGAAATTGAAATGGGCTGGTCTAATTCAAATCAA ATTAACATGGAACATGCTACGATGAGCTGGTTTTCGGAGTACAATTTCCATCACAATAACCAATCTCATCAACTGAGAGAATTATCGCAATCTATCGATCCGAACAgaccttcatcttcttcttcttcattaagATCCCTAGAAAGTCCAGAAAGCTCCTCATTAATGTTCAACATTCCAACTACATCAGAAATCCCAATCACACCAAATGTAATCCAACAAGTCTTACAATCTCTGAACCCAATACCAGTGAGTGCTCATCAGCAAGCTATGCAGGCGTTTGCTTTATCAAGAAACGCTCAGTTACCGACTCAAGAAAGTGAAGAGGCCGTGATGACACGAGCCATTCTTGCTGTTCTAACTTCTCCTTCCTCTTCGGCCGCCTCTTCTTCGACGCCTAATTCATTACCTTACGGTTTAAGCCAGAAGAGAGCTAGCGCGTTCGAAGGCTATTTAGCTCCGAAAACGCCCATGAGATCAGCGAGTTTAGGCAGGATAAGTTTGCTTAAACGGGCAATTACTTATTACCGAAGCTTAAATACTGTGAGGCGTGAGCATATGATGGCTAACCGACCAACCACCACACAATTGCACCATATGATATCGGAGCGTAGAAGACGGGAAAAGATCAATGAGAGCTTTGAAGCTTTGAGAAAACTTCTTCCTCCTGAAGCTAAG AAAGACAAAGCCTCGGTTCTTTCTCGAACAAGGGAATACTTGACCTTGCTTAAGACACAAGTAAAGGAGCTAAGCCAGAGAAATCAGCAATTAGAGGCACAATTATCACCTGCTGCTAGAGAAACTCATGCAGAAAAAGTAATTCCAGAGAACCAGAAACTGGACATCTCAGACGAAACAGTTGATGTCagaatccaaaatgtttcagaATCAGACGAAGAAAGAATTTTCAACTTGCAAGTTTGCTTAAGAGGAGAATGTTCTGTTGCAAATTTGCTGACTCAAATTCTTGAGTTTCTGAAAACAGTTAAGCAAGTGAATGTGACGAACATCGAAGCCAATATAAGCGGAGACGAATCAAGATCATTCTCGAGTCGTGTAATCTTGAGACTACGAATCGAG GGGATCGAATGGGACGAGGTTGCCTTCCAGGAAGCAGTAAGAAGAGTAGTTGCTGACTTGGCACAGTGA
- the LOC126670128 gene encoding DNA repair protein recA homolog 3, mitochondrial isoform X1 — MARLLRNVSLLKRTLLAPEELRRGILGTSSQLCNFATKVRRRKAKSEGSESSEDSNMSKKEVALQHALDQITSTYGKGAIMWFGKSIAPKDVPVVSTGSFSLDIALGTGGLPKGRVVEIYGPEASGKTTLALHVIAEAQKKGGICVFIDAEHALDSSLAQHIGVNTEQLLLSQPDCGEQALSLVDTLIRSGSVDVVVVDSVAALVPKSELDGEMGDAHMAMQARLMSQALRKLSHSLSQSETILLFINQVRAKLSTFGGFGGPQEVTCGGNALKFYASVRLNIRRVGLIKKGEETTGSQVQVKIVKNKLAPPFRTVHFELEFGKGICRQSEIIDLGVKHKFLSKAGAFFYYKEQSFRGKEALRKFLAENDAEQEELMMKLREKLLGADTGEPEEVEATDEAPIEETGSPDSTDEEAVTAVEA; from the exons ATGGCCAGGCTTCTCCGAAACGTTTCTCTACTGAAACGCACTCTTCTCGCACCTGAG GAATTGAGGAGAGGAATATTGGGGACATCTTCACAGCTTTGCAATTTCGCTACTAAAG TTAGAAGGAGAAAAGCCAAGTCCGAGGGAAGTGAGTCCAGTGAAGACAGCAATATGTCCAAGAAAGAGGTGGCTTTACAACATGCTTTGGATCAGATTACTAGTACATATGGAAAGGGAGCTATCATGTGGTTTGGCAAGTCTATTGCTCCCAAGGATGTGCCTGTTGTGTCGACAGGTTCTTTTTCTCTTGATATAGCTCTTGGAACTGGTGGGCTTCCAAAG GGGCGCGTCGTGGAGATTTATGGTCCAGAGGCTTCTGGGAAAACCACTCTTGCTCTACATGTAATTGCTGAAGCACAGAAGAAAGGAG GCATATGTGTTTTTATCGATGCTGAGCATGCTCTTGATTCATCACTGGCCCAACATATTGGTGTGAACACTGAACAATTGCTTCTTTCACAACCTGATTGTGGTGAGCAAGCTCTCAGTCTGGTGGACACTCTTATCCGAAGTGGTTCCGTGGATGTTGTGGTAGTTGATAGT GTAGCTGCCCTTGTGCCTAAAAGTGAGCTTGATGGTGAGATGGGTGATGCTCACATGGCAATGCAAGCTAGATTGATGAGCCAGGCCCTCCGTAAATTAAGCCACTCTTTATCTCAGTCAGAAACAATTTTGCTCTTTATAAATCAA GTGAGGGCAAAACTCTCTACTTTTGGAGGATTTGGTGGACCTCAGGAAGTAACATGCGGTGGTAATGCTCTAAAGTTCTATGCTTCAGTCCGCCTAAACATAAGAAGGGTGGGACTTATAAAGAAAGGAGAAGAG ACTACAGGAAGTCAAGTTCAAGTGAAGATAGTAAAGAATAAGCTCGCTCCTCCATTTAGAACTGTGCATTTTGAGCTTGAGTTTGGAAAAGGCATATGCCGGCAGTCAGAGATCATAGACTTGGGAGTGAAACACAAATTCCTTAGCAAGGCTGGTGCTTTTTTCTATTACAAAGAGCAGTCATTCCGTGGTAAGGAAGCCCTTAGAAAGTTTCTAGCTGAAAATGATGCTGAACAGGAAGAACTTATGATGAAATTAAGGGAGAAGCTTCTTGGTGCTGATACGGGTGAGCCAGAGGAAGTGGAGGCTACTGATGAAGCACCTATAGAAGAAACTGGTTCACCTGATTCCACCGACGAAGAAGCAGTTACTGCAGTAGAGGCATAG